A part of Chanodichthys erythropterus isolate Z2021 chromosome 4, ASM2448905v1, whole genome shotgun sequence genomic DNA contains:
- the six1b gene encoding homeobox protein six1b, which yields MSMLPSFGFTQEQVACVCEVLQQGGNLERLGRFLWSLPACDHLHKNESVLKAKAVVAFHRGNFRELYKILESHQFSPHNHPKLQQLWLKAHYIEAEKLRGRPLGAVGKYRVRRKFPLPRTIWDGEETSYCFKEKSRGVLREWYTHNPYPSPREKRELAEATGLTTTQVSNWFKNRRQRDRAAEAKERENSENNNTGANKQNQLSPLDGGKSLMSSSEDEFSPPQSPDQNSVLLLQGNMSHPGASAYSMTGLGAAQSVHGMQGHPHQLQDSLLGPLTSSLVDLGS from the exons ATGTCAATGTTGCCTTCTTTCGGGTTTACTCAGGAGCAAgtcgcgtgtgtgtgtgaggtgcTGCAACAAGGGGGGAATCTTGAGCGTCTCGGCCGTTTTCTGTGGTCTCTTCCGGCCTGCGACCATCTCCACAAGAACGAGAGCGTCCTCAAAGCCAAGGCTGTGGTCGCCTTCCACCGTGGAAACTTCAGGGAACTTTATAAGATACTAGAGAGTCACCAGTTCTCTCCGCACAACCACCCGAAGCTGCAGCAGCTGTGGCTTAAGGCCCATTACATTGAGGCTGAGAAGCTAAGGGGGCGACCGCTGGGAGCGGTGGGGAAATACCGAGTGCGGAGGAAATTTCCTCTGCCACGCACAATATGGGACGGCGAGGAGACCAGCTACTGTTTTAAGGAGAAATCCCGCGGTGTTCTGCGGGAGTGGTACACGCACAACCCCTATCCATCTCCTCGGGAAAAGAGGGAGTTGGCTGAGGCCACAGGGCTGACCACCACCCAAGTGAGCAACTGGTTTAAAAACAGACGGCAGAGGGATCGTGCAGCGGAGGCAAAAGAAAG AGAGAACAGCGAAAACAACAACACGGGCGCTAACAAACAGAACCAGCTGTCACCGCTGGACGGCGGGAAGTCCCTGATGTCAAGCTCGGAGGACGAATTCTCGCCCCCGCAGAGTCCTGACCAGAACTCCGTGCTCCTGCTCCAGGGTAATATGAGCCACCCCGGCGCGTCCGCATATTCCATGACCGGCCTCGGCGCCGCACAGTCGGTACACGGCATGCAAGGACACCCACATCAACTCCAGGATTCATTACTGGGACCTTTAACTTCAAGCCTAGTGGACCTCGGTTCTTAA